The Punica granatum isolate Tunisia-2019 unplaced genomic scaffold, ASM765513v2 Contig00149, whole genome shotgun sequence genome has a window encoding:
- the LOC116190102 gene encoding protein PMR5-like isoform X1 → MAPPRVCHASAGSVVIVVCLLLYGAAAAAAAASSSPSSAADVMRLRKHHNSGSGRKQAKKGLIIQANLSSCALFQGAWVRDDTYPMYQSSDCAAIIDPEFNCQAYGRPDSDYLKYRWKPLNCELPRFNGMEFLRRMRGKSVMFVGDSLGRNQWESLICMISAAAPSRSPTQILRGDPLSTFVFLGLGWQEYGVSISFYRAPYLVDVDGVQGKRVLKLEDISRNAKSWLTADVLSFNTGHWWTHKGSLQGWDVMEMGGTYFEDMDRLVALERGLRTWSNWVDSNLDPTRTSVFFQSISPTHYNPSEWSAGTTATATKNCYGETVPVSGSTYPGAYPQQMKVLSSVIKDMKTPTYLLDITMLSALRKDGHPSIYSGDLTPEQRSNPDRSSDCSHWCLPGLPDTWNQLFYTAVLL, encoded by the exons ATGGCTCCACCTCGCGTTTGTCATGCATCAGCAGGGTCGGTGGTAATAGTTGTGTGCCTCCTGCTCTAcggtgctgctgctgctgctgctgctgcttcttcttctccttcttcagcTGCTGATGTGATGAGGCTGAGGAAGCACCACAACAGCGGCAGCGGTAGGAAACAGGCAAAAAAAGGACtcatcatccaagcaaaccTGTCAAGCTGTGCGTTGTTCCAGGGAGCATGGGTACGGGATGACACGTACCCGATGTACCAATCCTCCGACTGCGCAGCCATCATCGACCCTGAATTCAACTGCCAGGCCTATGGTCGCCCCGACTCTGACTACCTCAAGTACAGATGGAAGCCACTCAACTGTGAACTCCCGAG GTTCAATGGGATGGAGTTCTTGAGGAGGATGAGGGGGAAGAGTGTGATGTTTGTGGGGGACTCGCTGGGCAGGAATCAGTGGGAGTCTCTCATCTGCATGATATCTGCGGCTGCACCTTCTCGCTCCCCCACCCAGATCCTCCGCGGCGACCCTCTCTCCACCTTCGTGTTCTTG GGGCTGGGCTGGCAGGAGTACGGAGTGTCGATATCATTTTACAGAGCGCCATACTTGGTGGACGTAGATGGGGTGCAAGGCAAGAGGGTCCTGAAGCTCGAGGATATCTCCCGGAATGCCAAGTCCTGGCTGACTGCCGATGTCTTGTCATTCAACACCGGCCACTGGTGGACTCACAAAGGCTCACTTCAAGG ATGGGATGTAATGGAGATGGGGGGGACTTACTTCGAAGACATGGATCGGCTGGTGGCGCTGGAGAGAGGGTTGAGGACATGGTCCAACTGGGTCGACTCCAACCTCGACCCCACCCGAACCTCTGTCTTCTTCCAGTCCATTTCCCCCACACATTACAA TCCGAGCGAGTGGAGCGCCGGGACGACTGCTACGGCTACCAAGAACTGTTATGGAGAGACCGTACCGGTGAGTGGAAGCACCTATCCCGGGGCATATCCTCAGCAAATGAAGGTGCTTAGTTCAGTAATCAAGGACATGAAGACACCCACCTACTTGCTGGACATAACGATGTTGTCGGCCCTGAGGAAGGATGGCCACCCCTCCATCTACAGTGGAGACCTTACGCCGGAGCAGAGGTCTAATCCTGACCGTTCTTCTGACTGCAGCCACTGGTGCCTCCCCGGCTTGCCTGATACCTGGAACCAGCTCTTCTATACTGCAGTCTTGCTGTGA
- the LOC116190102 gene encoding protein PMR5-like isoform X3, giving the protein MAPPRVCHASAGSVVIVVCLLLYGAAAAAAAASSSPSSAADVMRLRKHHNSGSGRKQAKKGLIIQANLSSCALFQGAWVRDDTYPMYQSSDCAAIIDPEFNCQAYGRPDSDYLKYRWKPLNCELPRNQWESLICMISAAAPSRSPTQILRGDPLSTFVFLGLGWQEYGVSISFYRAPYLVDVDGVQGKRVLKLEDISRNAKSWLTADVLSFNTGHWWTHKGSLQGWDVMEMGGTYFEDMDRLVALERGLRTWSNWVDSNLDPTRTSVFFQSISPTHYNPSEWSAGTTATATKNCYGETVPVSGSTYPGAYPQQMKVLSSVIKDMKTPTYLLDITMLSALRKDGHPSIYSGDLTPEQRSNPDRSSDCSHWCLPGLPDTWNQLFYTAVLL; this is encoded by the exons ATGGCTCCACCTCGCGTTTGTCATGCATCAGCAGGGTCGGTGGTAATAGTTGTGTGCCTCCTGCTCTAcggtgctgctgctgctgctgctgctgcttcttcttctccttcttcagcTGCTGATGTGATGAGGCTGAGGAAGCACCACAACAGCGGCAGCGGTAGGAAACAGGCAAAAAAAGGACtcatcatccaagcaaaccTGTCAAGCTGTGCGTTGTTCCAGGGAGCATGGGTACGGGATGACACGTACCCGATGTACCAATCCTCCGACTGCGCAGCCATCATCGACCCTGAATTCAACTGCCAGGCCTATGGTCGCCCCGACTCTGACTACCTCAAGTACAGATGGAAGCCACTCAACTGTGAACTCCCGAG GAATCAGTGGGAGTCTCTCATCTGCATGATATCTGCGGCTGCACCTTCTCGCTCCCCCACCCAGATCCTCCGCGGCGACCCTCTCTCCACCTTCGTGTTCTTG GGGCTGGGCTGGCAGGAGTACGGAGTGTCGATATCATTTTACAGAGCGCCATACTTGGTGGACGTAGATGGGGTGCAAGGCAAGAGGGTCCTGAAGCTCGAGGATATCTCCCGGAATGCCAAGTCCTGGCTGACTGCCGATGTCTTGTCATTCAACACCGGCCACTGGTGGACTCACAAAGGCTCACTTCAAGG ATGGGATGTAATGGAGATGGGGGGGACTTACTTCGAAGACATGGATCGGCTGGTGGCGCTGGAGAGAGGGTTGAGGACATGGTCCAACTGGGTCGACTCCAACCTCGACCCCACCCGAACCTCTGTCTTCTTCCAGTCCATTTCCCCCACACATTACAA TCCGAGCGAGTGGAGCGCCGGGACGACTGCTACGGCTACCAAGAACTGTTATGGAGAGACCGTACCGGTGAGTGGAAGCACCTATCCCGGGGCATATCCTCAGCAAATGAAGGTGCTTAGTTCAGTAATCAAGGACATGAAGACACCCACCTACTTGCTGGACATAACGATGTTGTCGGCCCTGAGGAAGGATGGCCACCCCTCCATCTACAGTGGAGACCTTACGCCGGAGCAGAGGTCTAATCCTGACCGTTCTTCTGACTGCAGCCACTGGTGCCTCCCCGGCTTGCCTGATACCTGGAACCAGCTCTTCTATACTGCAGTCTTGCTGTGA
- the LOC116190102 gene encoding protein PMR5-like isoform X4, which produces MAPPRVCHASAGSVVIVVCLLLYGAAAAAAAASSSPSSAADVMRLRKHHNSGSGRKQAKKGLIIQANLSSCALFQGAWVRDDTYPMYQSSDCAAIIDPEFNCQAYGRPDSDYLKYRWKPLNCELPRNQWESLICMISAAAPSRSPTQILRGDPLSTFVFLEYGVSISFYRAPYLVDVDGVQGKRVLKLEDISRNAKSWLTADVLSFNTGHWWTHKGSLQGWDVMEMGGTYFEDMDRLVALERGLRTWSNWVDSNLDPTRTSVFFQSISPTHYNPSEWSAGTTATATKNCYGETVPVSGSTYPGAYPQQMKVLSSVIKDMKTPTYLLDITMLSALRKDGHPSIYSGDLTPEQRSNPDRSSDCSHWCLPGLPDTWNQLFYTAVLL; this is translated from the exons ATGGCTCCACCTCGCGTTTGTCATGCATCAGCAGGGTCGGTGGTAATAGTTGTGTGCCTCCTGCTCTAcggtgctgctgctgctgctgctgctgcttcttcttctccttcttcagcTGCTGATGTGATGAGGCTGAGGAAGCACCACAACAGCGGCAGCGGTAGGAAACAGGCAAAAAAAGGACtcatcatccaagcaaaccTGTCAAGCTGTGCGTTGTTCCAGGGAGCATGGGTACGGGATGACACGTACCCGATGTACCAATCCTCCGACTGCGCAGCCATCATCGACCCTGAATTCAACTGCCAGGCCTATGGTCGCCCCGACTCTGACTACCTCAAGTACAGATGGAAGCCACTCAACTGTGAACTCCCGAG GAATCAGTGGGAGTCTCTCATCTGCATGATATCTGCGGCTGCACCTTCTCGCTCCCCCACCCAGATCCTCCGCGGCGACCCTCTCTCCACCTTCGTGTTCTTG GAGTACGGAGTGTCGATATCATTTTACAGAGCGCCATACTTGGTGGACGTAGATGGGGTGCAAGGCAAGAGGGTCCTGAAGCTCGAGGATATCTCCCGGAATGCCAAGTCCTGGCTGACTGCCGATGTCTTGTCATTCAACACCGGCCACTGGTGGACTCACAAAGGCTCACTTCAAGG ATGGGATGTAATGGAGATGGGGGGGACTTACTTCGAAGACATGGATCGGCTGGTGGCGCTGGAGAGAGGGTTGAGGACATGGTCCAACTGGGTCGACTCCAACCTCGACCCCACCCGAACCTCTGTCTTCTTCCAGTCCATTTCCCCCACACATTACAA TCCGAGCGAGTGGAGCGCCGGGACGACTGCTACGGCTACCAAGAACTGTTATGGAGAGACCGTACCGGTGAGTGGAAGCACCTATCCCGGGGCATATCCTCAGCAAATGAAGGTGCTTAGTTCAGTAATCAAGGACATGAAGACACCCACCTACTTGCTGGACATAACGATGTTGTCGGCCCTGAGGAAGGATGGCCACCCCTCCATCTACAGTGGAGACCTTACGCCGGAGCAGAGGTCTAATCCTGACCGTTCTTCTGACTGCAGCCACTGGTGCCTCCCCGGCTTGCCTGATACCTGGAACCAGCTCTTCTATACTGCAGTCTTGCTGTGA
- the LOC116190102 gene encoding protein PMR5-like isoform X2 has product MAPPRVCHASAGSVVIVVCLLLYGAAAAAAAASSSPSSAADVMRLRKHHNSGSGRKQAKKGLIIQANLSSCALFQGAWVRDDTYPMYQSSDCAAIIDPEFNCQAYGRPDSDYLKYRWKPLNCELPRFNGMEFLRRMRGKSVMFVGDSLGRNQWESLICMISAAAPSRSPTQILRGDPLSTFVFLEYGVSISFYRAPYLVDVDGVQGKRVLKLEDISRNAKSWLTADVLSFNTGHWWTHKGSLQGWDVMEMGGTYFEDMDRLVALERGLRTWSNWVDSNLDPTRTSVFFQSISPTHYNPSEWSAGTTATATKNCYGETVPVSGSTYPGAYPQQMKVLSSVIKDMKTPTYLLDITMLSALRKDGHPSIYSGDLTPEQRSNPDRSSDCSHWCLPGLPDTWNQLFYTAVLL; this is encoded by the exons ATGGCTCCACCTCGCGTTTGTCATGCATCAGCAGGGTCGGTGGTAATAGTTGTGTGCCTCCTGCTCTAcggtgctgctgctgctgctgctgctgcttcttcttctccttcttcagcTGCTGATGTGATGAGGCTGAGGAAGCACCACAACAGCGGCAGCGGTAGGAAACAGGCAAAAAAAGGACtcatcatccaagcaaaccTGTCAAGCTGTGCGTTGTTCCAGGGAGCATGGGTACGGGATGACACGTACCCGATGTACCAATCCTCCGACTGCGCAGCCATCATCGACCCTGAATTCAACTGCCAGGCCTATGGTCGCCCCGACTCTGACTACCTCAAGTACAGATGGAAGCCACTCAACTGTGAACTCCCGAG GTTCAATGGGATGGAGTTCTTGAGGAGGATGAGGGGGAAGAGTGTGATGTTTGTGGGGGACTCGCTGGGCAGGAATCAGTGGGAGTCTCTCATCTGCATGATATCTGCGGCTGCACCTTCTCGCTCCCCCACCCAGATCCTCCGCGGCGACCCTCTCTCCACCTTCGTGTTCTTG GAGTACGGAGTGTCGATATCATTTTACAGAGCGCCATACTTGGTGGACGTAGATGGGGTGCAAGGCAAGAGGGTCCTGAAGCTCGAGGATATCTCCCGGAATGCCAAGTCCTGGCTGACTGCCGATGTCTTGTCATTCAACACCGGCCACTGGTGGACTCACAAAGGCTCACTTCAAGG ATGGGATGTAATGGAGATGGGGGGGACTTACTTCGAAGACATGGATCGGCTGGTGGCGCTGGAGAGAGGGTTGAGGACATGGTCCAACTGGGTCGACTCCAACCTCGACCCCACCCGAACCTCTGTCTTCTTCCAGTCCATTTCCCCCACACATTACAA TCCGAGCGAGTGGAGCGCCGGGACGACTGCTACGGCTACCAAGAACTGTTATGGAGAGACCGTACCGGTGAGTGGAAGCACCTATCCCGGGGCATATCCTCAGCAAATGAAGGTGCTTAGTTCAGTAATCAAGGACATGAAGACACCCACCTACTTGCTGGACATAACGATGTTGTCGGCCCTGAGGAAGGATGGCCACCCCTCCATCTACAGTGGAGACCTTACGCCGGAGCAGAGGTCTAATCCTGACCGTTCTTCTGACTGCAGCCACTGGTGCCTCCCCGGCTTGCCTGATACCTGGAACCAGCTCTTCTATACTGCAGTCTTGCTGTGA
- the LOC116190101 gene encoding asparagine synthetase [glutamine-hydrolyzing] 1, with amino-acid sequence MCGILAVLGCSDDSQAKRVRVLELSRRLRHRGPDWSRIYQHGDFFLAHERLAVIDPASGDQPLFNEDQSIVVTVNGEIYNHEELRKRLPNHKFRTGSDCDVVAHLYEEYGESFVDMLDGMFSLVLLDTRDNSFIVARDAIGITSLYIGWGLDGSIWISSELKGLNDDCEHFECFPPGHLYSSKEGVLRRWYNPPWFSEAVPSTPYDPLLLRRALENAVIKRLMTDVPFGVLLSGGLDSSLVAAITARHLGGTKAARQWGAQLHSFCVGLEGSPDLKAAREVAAYLGTVHHEFHFTVQDGIDAIEDVIYHIETYDVTTIRASTPMFLMSRKIKSLGVKMVISGEGSDEVFGGYLYFHKAPNKEEFHRETCRKIKALHQYDCLRANKATSAWGLEARVPFLDKEFINVAMAIDPEWKMIKPEQGRIEKWVLRRAFDDEERPYLPKHILYRQKEQFSDGVGYSWIDGLKEHAAQNVTDRMMQNAAHIFPHNTPTSKEAYYYRMIFERLFPQNSARLTVPGGASVACSTAKAIEWDASWSGNLDPSGRAALGVHLSAYGQQHVPSVSAGMEPQEIIRDDIPRMMEAGAHGLAIPS; translated from the exons ATGTGTGGAATACTTGCTGTTCTTGGCTGCTCCGATGATTCTCAGGCCAAAAGGGTCCGCGTGCTCGAGCTCTCCCGCAG ATTGAGGCACCGGGGCCCCGATTGGAGCAGAATCTATCAGCATGGAGACTTCTTTCTGGCTCACGAGCGGCTCGCGGTTATTGATCCTGCTTCCGGTGATCAACCACTTTTTAATGAAGACCAGTCCATTGTGGTCACG gtgaatggagaaatctaCAACCATGAAGAACTCAGGAAGCGTTTGCCAAATCACAAGTTTCGGACCGGCAGTGACTGTGATGTTGTTGCCCATCTG TACGAAGAGTATGGAGAGAGCTTCGTAGACATGCTAGATGGAATGTTCTCTCTTGTGCTGTTGGATACCCGGGATAACAGCTTCATTGTTGCTCGTGATGCTATTGGTATTACCTCCCTCTATATTGGCTGGGGTCTCGATG GTTCCATTTGGATATCATCAGAGCTGAAAGGCCTGAATGATGATTGTGAGCATTTCGAGTGTTTCCCCCCTGGTCACTTGTATTCCAGCAAAGAAGGGGTTCTTCGGAGATGGTATAACCCCCCTTGGTTCTCCGAGGCTGTCCCCTCGACTCCATATGACCCGCTTCTTCTGAGACGGGCTCTTGAAAAT GCTGTTATCAAAAGGCTAATGACTGATGTCCCATTTGGAGTTCTGCTCTCCGGAGGGCTTGATTCATCCTTGGTTGCTGCAATCACAGCACGCCATTTGGGTGGAACGAAAGCCGCTAGGCAGTGGGGAGCTCAGCTCCATTCCTTCTGTGTCGGCCTTGAG GGTTCACCAGATCTAAAGGCTGCAAGAGAAGTTGCTGCTTATCTTGGCACTGTTCATCATGAGTTCCATTTCACCGTTCAG GACGGGATAGATGCCATTGAGGATGTCATTTACCACATCGAAACTTACGATGTCACCACCATCAGAGCAAGCACCCCTATGTTTCTTATGTCAAGGAAGATCAAGTCACTCGGTGTGAAGATGGTCATATCTGGTGAAGGATCTGATGAGGTTTTTGGTGGGTATTTGTACTTCCACAAAGCACCCAACAAGGAAGAGTTTCATCGGGAAACCTGCCGTAAG ATAAAAGCCCTCCACCAGTATGACTGTCTCAGAGCTAACAAAGCAACATCGGCATGGGGTCTGGAGGCTCGAGTACCCTTTCTAGACAAAGAATTTATCAATGTTGCTATGGCTATTGATCCCGAGTGGAAAATG ATCAAACCGGAACAAGGCCGCATTGAGAAATGGGTTCTGAGGCGAGCCTTTGATGACGAGGAGCGTCCATACCTGCCAAAG CACATCCTGTATCGGCAAAAGGAACAATTTAGTGATGGAGTTGGCTACAGCTGGATTGATGGCCTCAAAGAACATGCTGCGCAGAAT GTGACGGACAGAATGATGCAAAATGCGGCACACATCTTCCCGCACAACACTCCCACATCAAAGGAAGCATACTACTATAGGATGATCTTCGAGAGGCTCTTCCCTCAG AACTCTGCGAGGCTGACTGTGCCAGGAGGAGCAAGTGTTGCCTGCAGCACTGCAAAAGCTATAGAGTGGGATGCCTCATGGTCTGGCAATCTTGACCCGTCAGGGAGGGCTGCGCTCGGGGTCCACCTCTCTGCATATGGCCAGCAGCATGTTCCTTCTGTGAGTGCCGGAATGGAGCCCCAGGAGATAATTAGAGACGACATTCCCCGAATGATGGAAGCGGGTGCTCATGGACTTGCAATCCCGAGCTAG